Below is a genomic region from Actinomadura sp. NAK00032.
AGTGCAGGCGGCCGGTGTCGACGCGGATCGCCACCGGGTCGCCCACCTTCACGCGGGTGCGCGGGCTGAACCGCGCGACCAGGTCCGTGCGGGGGCTCTCCAGATGCCCCAGCACGTCGGTCCCCGCGTCGCGGGCGAGTTCCCTGGTGTCCTCGGTGACGACCTGGGACGCCTCGATCGCGAAGTGGACCAGCACGTCCGAGCCCATGGCCTCGACGAGGTCGGCGGTGGAGGTGAGCCCGGACCCCTCGGGCGCCTCCACGAGCTCGGAGTCCTCCATGTCCTCGGGGCGGATGCCGACGACGACGTCGCTCCCGAGGCGGGACGCCAGGGCCGGGCGCTCGGTCAGCACCTCGGCCGGCAGCGCCAGGGTCTGGCCGCCGATCTCCAGGCGCGGGTTCGCCGCGTCCCCGGACAGCGTGCCGTGGATCAGGTTCATGGCGGGTGAGCCGATGAAGCCGGCGACGAACAGGTTGGCCGGCCGGTCGTAGAGCTCCTGCGGCGGCGCGACCTGCTGCAGCTCGCCCTTCTTCATCACCGCGACGCGGTCGCCGAGCGTCATCGCCTCGGTCTGGTCGTGGGTGACGTAGATCGTGGTGACGCCGAGGTCGCGCTGGATGCGGGCGATCTCGGCGCGCATCTGGACGCGGAGCTTGGCGTCGAGGTTGGACAGCGGCTCGTCCATCAGGAACGCCTGCGGCTCGCGGACGATCGCGCGGCCCATCGCGACGCGCTGGCGCTGCCCGCCCGACAGGTTGCGGGGCTTGCGCGACAGGTGGTCGGTGAGGCCGAGGATCTCGGCGGCCCGGTCGACCTTCTCCCGGATCTCGGTCTTCGGCATCTTGCGCAGCGAGAGCCCGAAGCCGATGTTGTCGCGCACCGACAGGTGCGGGTAGAGCGCGTAGCTCTGGAACACCATCGCGACGTCCCGGTCGCGGGCGGGGACGCGGTTGACGACGCGGCCCCCGATCGTCACCTCGCCCTCGGAGATGTCCTCCAGGCCGGCGACCATCCGCAGCGCGGTGGTCTTGCCGCAGCCCGAGGGGCCGACGAGGACGAGGAACTCCCCGTCGGCGATGTGGAGGTTCAGGTCGGTGACGGCCCGGGTGCCGTCGGGATAGACCTTCCCGACGCTGGTCAGGTCGACCTCTGCCACGGCGTCTCCTCTTCTTCACGGCACGGCTCCAGCAAGGGGGAGAAACCCGATTTACCCCCGCGTAACAATGCATCTAGTACAGGGCCGACCACCCTCGCCGCAATACGCACGGCGCCTCGCTGACGGATTTGGTGCAGAGATCGTTACCGACCCGTATTCAGGGCCGTTCCGCCTTGTCCGAAACGCCGCGGGGGTGCGGACGCAAACCCGTCCGCACCCCCGCCGTCCCGCCCTGCCGGGGCGGGGTCAGTCCACGACCACCAGACCCCGCCCGGTGACGTTCATCGGCTCGTAGCCGTCCTCGGTGCACACCACGATGTCCTCGATGCGGGCGCCGTGCGGGCCGGGGTAGATGCCCGGCTCGATGGAGAACGCCATGCCCGGCTCCAGCGGCTCCCGGTTGCCGGCGACGATGTAGGGGTCCTCGTGCGACTCCAGGCCGATGCCGTGGCCGGTGCGGTGGAAGAAGTGCTCGCCGTGCCCGGCGGCGGCGATGAGGTCGCGGCCCGCCGCGTCCACCGCCTCGGGCGTCGCCCCCGGCCGGACGGCCTCGCACGACGCGCGCTGCGCCTCCTCCAGCACGCCGTAGTAGGCGAGGTAGCCGGCGGGCGGCTCCCCGACGCAGTAGTTGCGGGTGGAGTCCGAGCAGTAGCCGCTCGGCATCGTCCCGCCGATGTCGACCACCACGGGCTCGCCGGGCCGGATCACGCGGTCCGACAGCTCCGCGTGCGGGTTCGCGCCGTTCGGGCCGGACCCGACGATGACGAAGTCGACGCGGGCGTGGCCCTCGGCGATGATCGCGTCGGCGATGTCGCGGCCGACCTCCCGCTCGGTGCGGCCGGCCTTGAGCAGGCCGGGGACGAGGCGGTGCACCCGGTCGATCGCGGCGCCGGCCTCGCGCAGCGCCGCGACCTCGGCGGCGGACTTGCGCATCCGCAGCTCGCGCAGCACCGGCCCGGCCGCGACCTGCTCGGCGCCGGGCAGCGCGTCGCGGAACCGCAGCGCCATGACCGCCCACATCCGGTCGGCGACGCCGACCTTCCCCGCCGCCGGCAGGCGGGCCGCGGTCAGCGCGTACGGGTCGTCGGTCTCGTCCCACGGCACCAGCTCGACGCCGAGCGCACCGGCCGGGGACTCCTGCGCGGCGGGCAGCTCCAGCCGCGGGACGACCAGGAACGGCTCCCCCTCGGCGGGCACCGCGAGGCACGTGAGGCGCTCCAGCTGCAGCGCCTCGTACCCGGTGACGTAGCGCAGGTCGGGACCGGGGGTCAGCAGCACGGCGCTGAGGCCCGCCTCGGCCGTCGCCTCCCGCACCCGCCCGATGCGCTCCGGCGGATACAACTCCGTTGTCACACCCGTCTCCATTCTCCAGTTCCTGTCCGATGGCCGGTACCAGGATCCCAGGAGCGGCGGAGCGGCGCGGCGTCGGACCCGCGTGGGAGCATGGCGCCATGAGCGGGTTGATGCTGCTGGACACGCCGTCGCTGTACTTCCGCGCCTTCTACGGGGTGCCCGAGTCGGTGACGGCGCCGGACGGGACGCCGGTGAACGCGGTGCGCGGGCTGATCGACATGATCGCGCGCCTCGTCCAGGACCGGGCGCCGGACCGCCTGGTCTGCTGCATGGACGCCGACTGGCGGCCGGCGTTCCGGGTGGCGGCGCTGCCGTCCTACAAGGCGCACCGGGTGGCCGACGACGGCGGCGACCAGACCCCGGACGCGCTGGAGGCGCAGCTCCCGGTGATCGACGCGGTGCTCGACGCGGCCGGCCTCGCCCGCGCCGGCGTCCCCGGCTACGAGGCCGACGACGTGATCGGCACGCTCGCGGTGCGCGGCGCCGCCGCCGGGCCGGTCGACATCGTCACCGGCGACCGCGACCTGTTCCAGCTCGTCGACGACGCCGGGCCCGTCGCCGTCCTCTACACCGCGCGCGGCATCCGCAACCTGCAGATCATGGGCGAGAAGGAGGTCGCGGCCAAGTACGGCATCCCGGGCCGCGGCTACGGCGACTACGCGACGCTGCGCGGCGACCCCAGCGACGGCCTGCCGGGGGTGCCCGGCGTCGGCGACAAGACGGCCGCCGCGCTGATCACCCGTTTCGGCTCGGTCGAGGGCATCCTCGCCGCGCTGGACGCGGGCACCGACACGGGCTTCCCGGCGGGCGCCCGCCGCCGCATGGAGGCGGCCCGCGACTACCTGGCCGCCGCCGAGACGGTGGTCCGGGTGGTCACCGACATCGACGCCCCGGAACTGGCGGCCCTGGACGACCGCCTCCCCACCACCCCCCGCGACGCCGAGGCCCTGGTGGAACTCGCCGACCGCTGGAACCTCACCAGCCCCGTCAACCGCCTCCTGAACGCCCTCGCCCGCTGACCACGGTGTGGGGTGAGCCCGCGCCGAAACGAGGTCCGGAGCGGCGGGGCGGCTGGGGCGGGGTTTCGCTGCAAGTTTCGGCAAAAGTGTCATAAGACGCAGACACGGCGTTCTGCGGCGTGCAGCATGCGAGACGGTGACGGGTTGTCATGGGCGCATGCAGACGACCGGTACCCGCGGCACTGGGCCTCACCGCCCCACTCCCCCCATGTGCCGGGGGTGCCGGTTCACCCGGGCGTGCGCGGGGGCGGGTGCGCGGTGAGCGGGCGTGCGGTGAGCGAGCGGGCACAGGCGCGCGGCGGGCGGTTCTGGGACGCGCTGGACGGCCGGGAGCGCGCGGCGCTGCGGGAGGCCGGCCGGTCGCGGGTCTACCGGGCGCGGGCGCCGCTGTGCTACCAGGGCGACGACTCCGACCACATCATCGTCATCGAGTCGGGGTGGGCGAAGGTCGTGGCGTCCAGCGCGGACGGGCACGCGGTGGTGCTGGCGGTGCGCGGTCCCGGGGACCTGGTGTGCGAGAGCGCGGTGCTCGGGCGGCGGGAGCGGTCGGCGACGGTGCAGGCGCTCGACCAGGTGCGGGCGCTGCTGGTGCCGGCGGCGCGGTTCACCGCGTTCCTGGACGCCCATCCCGGGGTCTGGATGCTGGTCAGCGGCACGTTCGTGCGGCGCCTGGACGACGCGGGCCGGCGGCTGCAGGCGCACGTGTCGGCGCAGGGCCCGCGGCGGCTGGCGATCCTGCTGGCGGAGCTCGCGGAGATGTCGGCGCGGCAGGGCGGGGCGGGCGCCGGCGGGTCGGTGCCGATCGGGCCGCCGCTGTCGCAGGAGGAGCTCGGCAGCTGGATGGACGCCTCCCGGGAGACGGTCGCGCGGGCGCTGGCGGTGCTGCGGGACGCGGGGCTGGTGCGCACCGGTCGGCGCCGGATCACGGTGCTGGACCCGCCGGGCCTGCGGGCGTTCGCGGACGGCGCCTTTACATTGTAGATTCCTAACGGTTCGGGGGGTTCGTCCCGTACGCTCGGTGCTGTGCCGCGCCGACCGCTGCGACTCCGCACCGCCGAGGCCGACGCCGCGGTCCGCGCGGGGCTGGACCGGGTCCGCGCCGAGTTCTCGGTGCCCGGCCCGTTCCCGCCCGCGGCCCTCGCGGAGGCCGCGCGGGCCGCGGCGCCCCCGGACGGCCGCGCCGACCTGCGCGAGGTGCCCTTCTTCACCCTCGACCCGCCGGGCTCGCTGGACCTGGACCAGGCGATGCACCTGGAGCGGCGCGGGTCCGGGCACCGGGTGCGGTACGCGATCGCGGACGTGGCCGGGTTCGTGCGGCCCGGCGGCGCGCTGGACGCCGAGGCGCACGCCCGGGGCGTCACGCTCTACCTGCCGGACGCGAACGCGCCGCTGCAACCGCGGCGGATGTCGGAGGGGACGGCGAGCCTGCTGCCGGGCCGGGACCGCCCGGCCGTCGCGTGGACGATCGACGTCGACGGCGCCGGGCGGATCACCGGGGTGGACGTGCGGCGCGCCGTCGTGCGCAGCCGCGCCCGGCTCGACTACGCCACCGCGCGCCACGACGACGGCGATCCGCGGATCGCGCTGCTCGGCGAGATCGGCGAGCGGCTCATCGCGGCGGAGGCGGCGCGCGGCGGGGTCAGCCTGCCGCTGCCCGAGCAGGAGGTCGTGCACGCCAACGGCGGCTGGGCGCTGAAGCTGCGCGGGGACCTGGCGACCGAGGCGTGGAACGCGCAGATCTCGCTGCTGACCGGGCGGGCGGCGGCGCGGCTGATGCTGGCCGGCGGGGTGGGGCTGCTGCGCACGATGCCGCCCGCGCCCGCCGAGGCGGTGGCGCGGCTGCGGCTGGCGGCGCGGGCGCTCGGCGTCGCCTGGCCGGCCGACACCTCCTACGGCGACATCGTCCGCGCCCTGGACCCGGCCGTCCCGCGGCACGCGGCGTTCCTGCACGACGCGGCGGGGCTGATGCGCGGCGCCGGCTACACCGCGTTCGACGGCGCCGCGCCGGGGCAGGCGGCGCACGCGGCGGTGGCCGCCCCGTACGCGCACGTCACCGCGCCGATCCGGCGGCTGGCGGACCGGTACGCGACCGAGGTGTGCCTGGCCCTGGCGGCGGGGCGGCCCGTGCCGGGGTGGGTGCGGGAGGCGCTGCCGGGACTGCCGGAGGCGATGCAGCGGGCGCTGCGGCGGGCCGCGGACGTCGACCACGCCTGCGTCGACCTGGTCGAGGCGCTGCTGCTGCGCGAGCACGTCGGGGAGGTGTTCGACGCGGTGGTGGTGGACGTGAGCGCCGACCGGTCGGGCGGCCGGGTGCAGCTGGTGGCGCCGCCGGTGTTCGGCCGCTGCGAGGGCCCTGACCTCCCGCTCGGCGAGCAGGTCAAGGTGCGGCTGGAGGAGGCGGACCCGGCGCGGCGCCGGGTCCGCTTCTCCCGCACCGAGTGAGCCCGCACCCGAGTCAGCCCGCACCGGAGTGAGCCCGCGCTGGTGCGGGCGGGCGCCGGGGTCAGGCGGCGCTGAGGCGGAGCCGTTCGCCGAGTTCGGCGGTCACGGCGGCGTTGAGCCGGTAGGCGGCCCTGACCTCGCCGATGACGGCCTCCTGCTCGGCGGCGTCCCAGGGCGCGGCGTCGAGCAGTTCGCGGTAGCGGTCCTTGTAGGCCTTGGGCTTGCCGGGGAAGCGGTAGAAGCGGACGCCGTCGTCGCCGGCGGCGAGGTCGAGCGTGCGGCGGACCTGGCGGCCGATGTACTGCCCGCCGGACAGGTCGCCCAGGTAGCGGGTGTAGTGGTGGGCGACGAACCCGCCGGGCCAGTCGAAGCAGACCTCGCGGAGCCGCGCGCAGTACCGCTCGGTGGCCGCGCCCGGCTCGACGCGGGCGCGCCAGCGGGGCCCGTAGAAGTAGCCGAGGTCGGCCTCGAGCGCGTCGCGGCGGCGCAGGCCGGGCAGGTCGAACCGGCCGGCCACGGGGTCGGCCGCCATCCGGTCGGCGGCCTCCTCCAGCAGGTCGTAGACGGGGTGCAGCTGCGCGACCAGGACCGCGTACTCCTCGCGGCCGAGGCGGCCCTCGGCCAGCGCGCTCATGTAGGCCGAGCCCTCGTTGTCGCCGTGGTCGTCCCAGGTCGCGGCGCGCAGCCGCGCGGAGAACAGCTCGTTTTCCGACGCCATGTCGGCTACTTTACCGACACGGCGTCGGGAACGTCCAGCCGATCGGGGCGTCAGCCGCTGAGCGCGGCGCGGGCCTGCTCGGTCATCCGGACGACCTCGTGCCGCACCTGGGGCCGCTCGGTGAGCCGCTCGCCGAACGGGATCCGGACGGGCTGCTCCACCCCGCCGTCGGTGACGGCGAACTCGATCCCGTCGGCGTCCAGCCCGGTCATGCGGGCCGCGGTGGCGCCGGGGCGGCCGCCGAGCGCCCGGCAGATGGTGAGGCAGTCGGCGGCGTGGTCGTCGTTCATGTGCCGCATGATCTGGCGGACGACGTCCTCGGTGAACGGCCCGGGGTCGGTCATGAAACGGTCCTTTCCCGCAGCTGGGGGCTGAAACGGACAGACTAGAGGGCCAGGCCCTTGTAGACGCGGAGGGCGTTGCCGCCGAGGACGAGGCCGAGGGTCTCCTCGTCGAGGCCGAGCCCGGCGATGGCGCGGGCGTTGCGGGCGACGCCGGGGACGCCGGGCCAGTCGGTGCCGAAGACGAACTTGCGGGCCAGCCGGCGCAGGTCGTGCCGGGCGTAGTACTCGGGGAGCCGGCGCGGCGGCAGCCCGGACAGCTCGATCCACACCTCCTCGCGCGACAGCGCGAGGAACGCGGCGGCGTCGTACCACCAGCCCCGCCCGCCGTGCGCGAGCACGAACGTCAGGCCGGGGAACAGCCGCAGGACGTCGTCGATGGGCGTCGGGTCGGCGTACCGGTTGGCGGAGCCGGGGAAGGAGCTGGTGCCGCAGTGGACGACGACGGGCACGCCCGCGTCGCGGCAGACCTGGTAGGCGGGGTACAGCTCGGGGTCGGCGACGCTGAACCGGCCGTGCACCGGGTGCAGCTTCAGCGCGGCGGCGCCGAACTCCAGCTGCCGGGCGACCTCGGCGTCGACCGGGTAGTGCAGGTGCGGGTTGACGTTGGCGATCGGCCTGAAGCGGCGCGGGTTGTGCTTGAGCAGGGGCTCCAGGTCCTCGATGGGCTGGGTGCCGGTGGTCCGCGGGCTGTACTCGCACAGCAGCAGGGCGATGTCGACGCCCTCGCCCTCGAAGTAGGCGTCGACGCGCTCGGGGACGAGGGCGCCGTCGGCGTCGTAGAGGTCCTGCCAGGGGTGGGCGGCGCCGAACTCCTCGGCCCAGCGCCGCCATGCCGGCGGCAGGGTCGGGAGGCGGGCGGTGTGCACGTGCGCGTCGATCAGCGGACGTCCATCGAGCATGCGGCGGAGCCTACCCGCCGCCCTCGCCGCCGGCGCGGCCCGCCCCGGCGGCGCGGCCCGCCCCGGCGGCGAGGGCGCCCATGACCGTGGTGACGAGGGCGTCGGCGGCCTCGGCGGCGGGCAGCCGGCCGGCGTCGACCTCCTCGGCGGCGGCGTGCATGAGCGCGTAGACGACGCCGGCCTGCCAGCCGGCGGGGACGGCGGTGCCGAAGGCGCCCTCGGCGCGGCCGCGCTCGATGACGTCCTCGACGCGGGCGAGGACGTCGCCGTGCCGGGCGCGGACCCCGGCGGGGCCGAGGATCCGCAGCCCGGCGGTGAGCAGGGTGCGGTACCGGTCCAGGACCCGCCAGGACGAGCGGACCGCGCGGGCGAGGGCCTGGTCGGCGGGGCCGGCGC
It encodes:
- a CDS encoding ABC transporter ATP-binding protein, producing MAEVDLTSVGKVYPDGTRAVTDLNLHIADGEFLVLVGPSGCGKTTALRMVAGLEDISEGEVTIGGRVVNRVPARDRDVAMVFQSYALYPHLSVRDNIGFGLSLRKMPKTEIREKVDRAAEILGLTDHLSRKPRNLSGGQRQRVAMGRAIVREPQAFLMDEPLSNLDAKLRVQMRAEIARIQRDLGVTTIYVTHDQTEAMTLGDRVAVMKKGELQQVAPPQELYDRPANLFVAGFIGSPAMNLIHGTLSGDAANPRLEIGGQTLALPAEVLTERPALASRLGSDVVVGIRPEDMEDSELVEAPEGSGLTSTADLVEAMGSDVLVHFAIEASQVVTEDTRELARDAGTDVLGHLESPRTDLVARFSPRTRVKVGDPVAIRVDTGRLHFFDIESGAAIWGSDAAGPSREDEQ
- a CDS encoding Xaa-Pro peptidase family protein, with protein sequence METGVTTELYPPERIGRVREATAEAGLSAVLLTPGPDLRYVTGYEALQLERLTCLAVPAEGEPFLVVPRLELPAAQESPAGALGVELVPWDETDDPYALTAARLPAAGKVGVADRMWAVMALRFRDALPGAEQVAAGPVLRELRMRKSAAEVAALREAGAAIDRVHRLVPGLLKAGRTEREVGRDIADAIIAEGHARVDFVIVGSGPNGANPHAELSDRVIRPGEPVVVDIGGTMPSGYCSDSTRNYCVGEPPAGYLAYYGVLEEAQRASCEAVRPGATPEAVDAAGRDLIAAAGHGEHFFHRTGHGIGLESHEDPYIVAGNREPLEPGMAFSIEPGIYPGPHGARIEDIVVCTEDGYEPMNVTGRGLVVVD
- a CDS encoding 5'-3' exonuclease, giving the protein MSGLMLLDTPSLYFRAFYGVPESVTAPDGTPVNAVRGLIDMIARLVQDRAPDRLVCCMDADWRPAFRVAALPSYKAHRVADDGGDQTPDALEAQLPVIDAVLDAAGLARAGVPGYEADDVIGTLAVRGAAAGPVDIVTGDRDLFQLVDDAGPVAVLYTARGIRNLQIMGEKEVAAKYGIPGRGYGDYATLRGDPSDGLPGVPGVGDKTAAALITRFGSVEGILAALDAGTDTGFPAGARRRMEAARDYLAAAETVVRVVTDIDAPELAALDDRLPTTPRDAEALVELADRWNLTSPVNRLLNALAR
- a CDS encoding Crp/Fnr family transcriptional regulator, encoding MSERAQARGGRFWDALDGRERAALREAGRSRVYRARAPLCYQGDDSDHIIVIESGWAKVVASSADGHAVVLAVRGPGDLVCESAVLGRRERSATVQALDQVRALLVPAARFTAFLDAHPGVWMLVSGTFVRRLDDAGRRLQAHVSAQGPRRLAILLAELAEMSARQGGAGAGGSVPIGPPLSQEELGSWMDASRETVARALAVLRDAGLVRTGRRRITVLDPPGLRAFADGAFTL
- a CDS encoding RNB domain-containing ribonuclease, with amino-acid sequence MPRRPLRLRTAEADAAVRAGLDRVRAEFSVPGPFPPAALAEAARAAAPPDGRADLREVPFFTLDPPGSLDLDQAMHLERRGSGHRVRYAIADVAGFVRPGGALDAEAHARGVTLYLPDANAPLQPRRMSEGTASLLPGRDRPAVAWTIDVDGAGRITGVDVRRAVVRSRARLDYATARHDDGDPRIALLGEIGERLIAAEAARGGVSLPLPEQEVVHANGGWALKLRGDLATEAWNAQISLLTGRAAARLMLAGGVGLLRTMPPAPAEAVARLRLAARALGVAWPADTSYGDIVRALDPAVPRHAAFLHDAAGLMRGAGYTAFDGAAPGQAAHAAVAAPYAHVTAPIRRLADRYATEVCLALAAGRPVPGWVREALPGLPEAMQRALRRAADVDHACVDLVEALLLREHVGEVFDAVVVDVSADRSGGRVQLVAPPVFGRCEGPDLPLGEQVKVRLEEADPARRRVRFSRTE
- a CDS encoding heme oxygenase (biliverdin-producing) → MASENELFSARLRAATWDDHGDNEGSAYMSALAEGRLGREEYAVLVAQLHPVYDLLEEAADRMAADPVAGRFDLPGLRRRDALEADLGYFYGPRWRARVEPGAATERYCARLREVCFDWPGGFVAHHYTRYLGDLSGGQYIGRQVRRTLDLAAGDDGVRFYRFPGKPKAYKDRYRELLDAAPWDAAEQEAVIGEVRAAYRLNAAVTAELGERLRLSAA
- a CDS encoding DUF2470 domain-containing protein, producing MTDPGPFTEDVVRQIMRHMNDDHAADCLTICRALGGRPGATAARMTGLDADGIEFAVTDGGVEQPVRIPFGERLTERPQVRHEVVRMTEQARAALSG
- a CDS encoding amidohydrolase family protein is translated as MLDGRPLIDAHVHTARLPTLPPAWRRWAEEFGAAHPWQDLYDADGALVPERVDAYFEGEGVDIALLLCEYSPRTTGTQPIEDLEPLLKHNPRRFRPIANVNPHLHYPVDAEVARQLEFGAAALKLHPVHGRFSVADPELYPAYQVCRDAGVPVVVHCGTSSFPGSANRYADPTPIDDVLRLFPGLTFVLAHGGRGWWYDAAAFLALSREEVWIELSGLPPRRLPEYYARHDLRRLARKFVFGTDWPGVPGVARNARAIAGLGLDEETLGLVLGGNALRVYKGLAL
- a CDS encoding TetR/AcrR family transcriptional regulator, which produces MPATSRRRADAERNIEAILDAALRCFARDPGAGMTEIARAAGVGRVTLYGHFASREALLETLFARSLAAAGAALDAADLGAGPADQALARAVRSSWRVLDRYRTLLTAGLRILGPAGVRARHGDVLARVEDVIERGRAEGAFGTAVPAGWQAGVVYALMHAAAEEVDAGRLPAAEAADALVTTVMGALAAGAGRAAGAGRAGGEGGG